TTGCTGTGGACATCTCTGGCCGTTTTTGGCAGGTCGGTCAATGTGTGGGCCTTAattgtttgtaattaaataaaattgtacaagGTCGTTTACAAACtgattctctctctctttcgctctttcTCTCGATGGCATTGGAACTGGAAAACCCATggctttcaatttgttttaatatactaCTTGTAGCACAATAAATACTGTAAATGCCGGCCGGCCggcaaaattgtatttgttttgtgtaGTACGCATCTGAAAATTGATTCCTGctcattatttcattaaaaacacTCCCAGCAATTGGCCAATTGGTCCTAAGAATATGGACCGAGATGGAGACATGACAATTCCGACGTTGTCGTCATCACGTTTGAATCTGCTCTGTGATTTCTGCTTGCATTTTGATCagattttatgaatgaaattgtATCAATTGATTGTTTTGGTGCTGTTATCGTTGCCTTTTGATCGTCGATAATTAAGTTGGGGGTGTGTTTTCTGTCTGTTCGTCCGTCCGTTTGTCTGCTGGCTAAATAGAAGCGAGTTATTGGGAGTGGGTCAATCGGCGGCAGTGGCTTAATGAACAAATCAAATTGTCTAATAGTAATCTAATTGCTTTGATTGAAGCAGGCGCCCGGCAATTCAATTGGATTTAACTGAAGCActtgaaatacatttaatatcgATTGTACAGGTgagatttgtataaaaaatcagTCAGAACTCTACAGttgctttattaaaaaaaatttttgtaccttttttttagaggtgcgcccacactTGTCAttattactcgagaatgccaaagcCGATTTTctaaagctaatgaatatgtctataattcattaatacaaagtttaaagtttaagattttaacCAGTAGTGGACAGTAATAGACAGaaattttcgaattaagaaaataatgatttttggtttagctttttttagattctttttatttaaaatgcaaggaaaatcgaaaaaaatttattacattttattttctattttatttacatatctGCATTAATTGCACGTCGATTTAACTATGATTCATTATCTATGATTCAAATCTATGGACAGACGGCTAagtaattagcatataaacaatgaaacaagttttacgcaaaggttgattttcgactgatcggtcccatggaagctatatgttatagtggcCCGATTCAAACCAAATTTGAACAGGTTGTATAAGTCAATACGAGGcttataatttgtaagtttgtacagataacttaaaaaataaagtttttcatactaaaggttgcttatcgtccgttcgtatcgatcgttcctatggcagctatatggtatagtggtccgatttctaccaaatttggctagGATGTAATGGCAATTAAAGATATccaatttatgagtttgattgagatacctccagaaacaaaaaaagtttttcatactaaaacttgattttctaacGATCGGCCGATtggcagttatatgatatagttgaccgatttgaaccaacttcggtaaggatgcataacaccaatttatatgcatattctatcagataagttaagatatcttaaaaaacaaaagaatttcatactaaaacttgattttagatcgATCGGTCCTAAGGTGAAGATGTAAAGGTCAATATAGAATACTcagtttgtgagtttggttgaaatatctcaaaaaataaaaaagtgtttcatactaaagttGGATTTTCGATTGaccgttcctatggcagctatattgaaaagtcaaccgatttgaaccaaattcggtAGGAATATATAACACAGATACACAACCTGCGAGATtggataatatattttaagaaacagcagaagtttatactagaccgatttgaaccaaatatggtcaaaatgtgtaaaataacaaccAATTGATATTGTGTGCGATTcgttaaaatatctaaaaaatcacaaaaaattttcatactaaaggtcacgCCGCTCCAGaaggaagtcatcaaagtcgacaaaaacatgactggacacaaaataatattatatcgccgtctctccatagattttaataaatcatatcGTAAACGACGTGTAATTAATGctgctatgcaaataaaatacaaaataaataaaattttaaagtaaaagaagctgaaaaaaagctaagcaaaaaatcataattttcttaattctgAAATTAatagctctaaaactactggcttaaatctaagactgcgtataaagtaaatatagatatattcattagctttcagaaaaagattaatgatgacaaatgtgggcgcacctctgaaaaaaagtcaaattttaaaaaattctaaatatatatattcaagacctcagcataaaaaaaaatgttttttgtcatgTAGGGttccaaatctatccaaaaaagtcggtttgTTTCTTGTAATAgctaaaaagttcaaatttgttgcctagtgttattaagcttatttttaattaaatcttgattacttaaacttttttaattaacttttggaTTAGCACTGATCAAAAAagctaaattatatttagaaaCGACTTAGTATGAGACGCCTTGAATTTTTTGTGACATAGTCCAAAAAGTCTTTCCTCTCCCATTGTGCCATTGTCACGTTTTCACGAATAGCCGCTGAAGTTTATGGTACAATTGTTTATTGTGGGAAAGAATTCGCCTGCTTCTTTAAATAGGTTTACAActtcaatatattttcatttatattctacaaaattatttttctatccCAGTTTGCTCTGAAGAGTTAGTTCACCACCGAAATCTAGACTTGCTTTAAAAAGATTCCAGTTCatatttagtaaaattaaatccaggttcaatataataataaaacattgcTAGTATTGCTGGACGATTCCTTCTGTTCCCTGGTCCTAGATTATTTTGAGTCATATGAATGCACATCAGGTCAAAAATCGgtcaaaaactcaaaaaatccGACATAATTGTGTTTAAGCCccaaaagataataatataaatagtaaatatattttttttaagtttgccctaactttttgcatttcaaaacAATAGCGACTGTTAAGATCGGTTGAAAAACATCGGATTTACGGAGTTTTCAAGAATACCAAGATACTCATAGCTGTGTACGCTATTGCACATGTCTATATCGATTTGCTGATcaataatatttgctttaaagGGTCGGTATGCCCTATTCTCCCTGTTCTATATATTccaaataatacaatattctaatttttttatagtcagacttttataaaactttgttttaatcTTGTCTTACCATAGAAAACTTTAACTCCCCCATATGGAATAGAAAATGTGGCtatttaaaaactgtattGTAATCACTTTGTTAACACTTTATTAactacaattattatttacggATGCAAAACTAACTTTGAAATTGagttatgcatatttacaaATGCATACAcctatatctatatgtatgtatttgagaagttataaataaattaaaatacagaaataattgatattttaagaacatcaCAACAAACTAAACGCTCGACAAACATGCAGAGAAAATGTTCTTGTACAGAGTATACATACTATCCTCATATGTACTAATCGGGAGCTGTGAATATATCAAAGAATacttaagttaatttttaagaattttgttaGATGACTTTTACTCATGTCactcataaatatacatacacaacatttttatgttcaatgtacatatatgaaaatatgaatatgcaTACAAGAAATACCAAAATATGTACGCACTAGGCACAGTCTGTGCATATGAACGAGCATAGGCCAGAAGGAGGCGAAGGTGGACGAAGAGGGTCGGCGTATGACATGCGGGcaagtttttcaattgatCTTAACGAAGCTTAATTGCTTGCGCGAGTATTGGTGTGTACATGAGCGTCAggaaaatacacacacaagctgAACAAGCCCCATGACTGTGTGTCGCATACactttaaaagaaaagttagtttaaaatgaataaaagttTGTTATGCAGTTGACAGAGCAGATTAGCATTTTGCACTGTGCACTCAGCGGGAGACAGTAGGCCAAAAGACCCAATACCTTcgaaaattactttaaaactcGATAACACCTAATCGGGATCGAATTATCATCTTTACGTAATTCccattttttaaaacactcaaatatataataaacttctttCTGGAACACATTTTAgctgaattaatttatagcaATTGTAATTTTCAATCACTTTATTCGTACTAAGTTGGTAATTTATTTAGGTTTTAAGTATCAACTGGTTCCATTATTAAAATGGATGGTATTATCTTTGGAAATACGAATATTGTACACTTTTCAACTTAAAACGAGTGAATTTTTCTAAGTAAACAACCAATTCTTTCTCATATGTTGGATGTAATGAAATCTAGATGATGTCTAATGATGGAAACAGTTTGGGggttgattgattgactggcTAGTGAATAGCTGGGATATAATTCAGCCTAAGCGTTGGCAAAGTCAATGCCCTTCTGGATGTTCTTCTTCAGCTCGGGAATTGCTGCCTCCAACAGCTTCTTCTCGTAGTCGTTGAGCTTGGGCAGACCCAAGTTCTCCTGCAGACCATTCTTACCCAACACCAGGGGAGTGGAGAAGAATGTCGCCTCAGTGATGTTTGACTGGACGTAGGAGCACTCGATGACGTTCTTCTCACCGTTCAGACCCTTGAGCAGGGAACCAGCGAAACGGGCGCCTGCATAGGCCATCGATAAGGTGGCGGAACCAGCGCCAGCCTTAGCCTTAACCACCTCAGTGCCGGCTTCCTGAATACGCACTGTCAGCTTCTCAATGGCATCCTGGTTGCCCTTGAACAGAGGCTGGCTCTGCGACAGCACAGGCAGAATGGTGACACCAGAGTGGCCACCAATGACGGGGATCTGCACGCTCTGGGGATCAACACCGAGGGCATGACCAATGAAGGCACGGGCACGCACCACATCCAAAGTGGATACGCCAAACAGACGCTTGGGATCATATACACCAGCCtataaaatggaaattagTTAATGTCACTATACGAATTGTTGTTTAATAATGTTTACCTTCTTCAGGATTTCGGCAGCAATGGGCACACAGGTGTTTACTGGATTCGTGATGATGGCCACCAGAGCCTTGGGGCAGTTCTTGGCAATGGATTTGGAAATGTCGCGAATGATGCCAGCGTTGACATTGAACAGATCATCGCGAGTCATGCCAGGCTTACGTGGCACTCCGGCGGGGATGACAACGACATCGGCACCTATGCAAGAAacattcaaatcaaattaattataattactgACTAAATGAATCCGAATTTCATTatacacattaaaaattttacaaaaatggTAACATTTGTTTGccagaatgtatgtaaaaggCAGAAGGAGGCTTGGCAGactctataaagtatatatattcttgatcaggatcaacagccgagtcgacagccatgtccgtctgtctgtccgtccgacCGTCTGCCCGTCtaggaaaaatttttttggtcaCAATATACATCTGAGCTGGTATTAAACAACCTGACCCAATTTGGTACAAATCGATCCactatagctgccataggaacgataggtCAAAAATATAggtttagtataaaaaacttcctgactttttgagatatctcaaccattctgacacaatatacatttCGGCTGGTATTAtgcatcctgaccgaagttggttcaagtcgatccactatatcatatagctgccgtagagacgctcagtcgaaCATCaagttttcataaatatttttgttgtttatttttttaatatctgaaccaaactgatagaatatgcatttaagttggttttgtacaaaCTGGCCGAAGTTGATCAAAATAggtccactatattatatagttgtcataggagACCGATCGTTCGAAAATCAACTGTTAGTATAGAGTACCTGGACACAGGGTATCTTACtctcgagcgtgctcgactgtagccgcacctcaccccCCTTGTTTCCTTGTCCccttgtttaatattaaatgcataaaactttATGACAACTATATTTGACTTTTCAATCATAAAAGACTTTGATCTTTTGTATTATGCTCCTGAAGGTAGCTACTTGCTGATAAGACTCCCTGCACTGATTACAAGTTATCAGTACTCATAGATAACAATTAACTTCTCTTAATCTTATCAGCACACATGCGTACACCTAAGCAGGTACATTTCTTTATTGTATTACAGAATATTCCCTAAccattatgcaaattaaatgcataactTGATTGTTTGACTCaaagttttgtaattttccaTTAGATAGTAAGAACCTAACCTCACTCACACATTACCCCCACCCTGCACCCTCCACTTACCCTTGAGCGAATCTCCCATTTGTTCGGCGCCCATGAATCCGGCAGTCTTGCTCTTGGTGTCGATGTGAGACAAATCGGCTGCCACGCCGGGAGTGTGCACAATATCGTACAGAGCCAGATCCGTAACCAAGGGATTCTGCTtgagcagcagcgacaacggCTGGCCAATTCCGCCGGAGGCGCCGCATACGGTCACCTTGTAGTTGTTCtgtcacaaaaataaatacatttatgtcATTAGAATCAGCATAGAAATAATGAATTATCTGTAATGCACTTTGCATTTTGGTTGTGATAAGAATGCAGTGAATGCtctatcattttttttgtcattacGTAAACTTTGGCAGTCTgagcgaaaaataaaatatgttttttttatgtttccaACTTACCTGTTGGCCAACGGAAAAGCTGCGCACGCCCTGCAGCGCCAATTGTTTGGTCACTTGCTTAaacattgtttgtttttagtgtttttaataaattgtttaaaaaatgaatacgCTAAACAATAAGCAGCTGCGCAGCTTGCAAAATCCCAATAGCTATTTGCAAAAAGCTTTCGGCTACCGGACGCAAGGTTAAATGtggcgctgttgttgttgttgtagttgagcTTTAACATCTGACGCGCACACAACGGTGCTGCCAACTTATTTGCAGATGTCAACATGTCGAAAAGCGTGCCAATGCTTTCGTTTGAAATGAAGCTTTATCatgtatttgcatttctttctctgtttttgtttttgttttttgttcgtTTGACATATAGATATTTAGTAAAatgtgaataatttaaaactgctGCATACGAAGCTCCACCTGAAGCGCAATGCAAGCACGCCGTTCTTCCTTAAGCTCCATGCCCAGCATTTGCTTTTTGTGCTCCAGCAGCGCATTCTCCCGCGTATAGTGCTCAATAACACGCTCATAATCACCCTCTCCAGACAACTGCTCCTGACTGCTGGTCGCATCAGCTTGTGGCTTTAGCATTTCCTGCTCACATAACTGTTTCAAGCGAAAGACTTCATTGCGCTCGGCAAGAATGCGAGTCTTGAGTTCATTTTGCCAGCTTATCAACTCGTCATATTCAATTTGCAGCCGAAGCAGCTCATCCCGTTGTGGATTCGATTTGGGCAGCAATAGATAGCCCGTCTGCTTGTCGGTGGTGTACTCAATCGTTGCTGCATTTGGAGATACAGATACGCTAGGCTCTTCAGGAGGATCTTCGGTGGCGACAATGTGCGAAGACGCAGGCTTGGAGTCGGTGGTATCCTCGCTAACATTATCTTCTGGTACTGTTGGTGCTGGTActgttggtgctgctgctgctactggtGGCACAGAAGGTTGCGCAGTTGCACTGCTGTCCCCCTCATCTATGGACTTCTCCTGCTTCTTTTCACAGCTTCGCAGTTTCCGTTTCAACTGTGTGATAATACGTTGCACCTCCCAGAGTTGCTCCTCTCGCTTCTTGGTGATGAATCCCGCATTCATTTCGCTGTGTATTTGAGCCAAAAGACTGTCCTGCTTGCGCAGCTCAGTTTGTATGTCCTCGGGCTTGTCCGGCAACCCAGGACTGCTGGATGTAAGTGGTGGCACATATCTGCAAGAGAAAGCCAACATTTAATATCAGATTACATATTTAGTTAGTATTCATGGCTGCCTGAACAAAAAGCTGACAATTCGCTGGAAGCGTTTACGTTTACGCGGCACCAAACTCATGGTATCAACAAACTGCTGCAGAGATCTATCTAGATAACTGCGGACAGATCCACAATGCGGTGCTTTAATCTAATCTGCTTGGTATTTACTTACTTTATCAGCTTGACGTCTGGAAAGAGATTCGTGCAGTGGCACAAGAGTGCGACCATTAAACGGTGAGACATCTGCAGAGTTGGACTGAGCAACATGGCCAGAGATTGGGCATTGAGTTTATTGTATCGCTCCTGCTGGATGACTGCGTCAAAGTGTAGCATCATCCAAGCCAAGAGGGTGCGATTACACTTGGGCAGCTGGTCCAGCAGTTGCTGCAGCTCCGCTTGCTGCTCGGTGACCTTGGGATGCGATGCCACCTCCTCGAAACGTGCCACCAAATCCGTGGTTAGCACCGGCTCTGGCAACTCAAGGAAGAACAATTTGATCAGACTGCAGGCGGTGGGAATGTTGAGCTCGTCCACAGACGCATCATATTCGCGATTGTTGTACAATCCCTTGTAGTGCATGAGACGCGTCTTGATGGGCTCCACTTTGTAGATTTGCTCAGCCTTGAGCGATTGCTCCTGCTGCAGGTAATCGATGCAGTCGCGCACAACCAGCGGAAGATCGACGCCGTCATGGCACCGTGATCGTTCTGTGGCCAGACTGACGGAGACGCCAAAGATTGGATAGCCCAGAGCCAGGACTTCTTCGACGCCGCCAGTGTCctcttgttgtgtttgtttacTCTTCTTATCCTTTTTGTCTTTCTTCTCTGACTTTTCCTTTTTGTCCTTCTCTTTGCGCTCTTTGTCCTTCTTTTTGTGCTCCTTCTCATCATGTTGACGGTCCTTGTCTTTATCTTTATCCCTTTCcttgtcttttattttgtgagcTGTCTCTTCGTCAGGTACCTTTTGCTCCTTTTCCTTGTCGCGCGACTTCTCACGCTTCTCCTTGCTCTTGGAGCTTGTGAACTTGAAGGTCTTGGATTTCTTGGACTTCGATGGGCTTCTAATTAAGCAAGGCATCAGCTTAGGGAGTTATCAGAGGGTCGGTAAATATGTGTACTTACTTAGTGTCCAGCTCCTCTTCGGGTGAACTTTCACCTTCTAAAGCAGCATATCCGCGATCCTTTCCCTTTTCTTTCTTGTCCTTGCGACGTCCAATAAGCAGATCCTTCTTGCCGTGCTTGTCGTGATCGCCTTCGCTAACTAATCAAGCAACAAATATTGATTTTCCTGTTGCGCTTTATATTGTCCCGCCTACGCATTTACTTACAGTCACTCTCCTCCTTGCTCTTTTTGGACTTGGCATCGGCTGCTTCGGATGCATATAAGCCGGGAAACTCCTTTTCCTCTGGACTATCGAAATCCATACTGTTGTGGTAACttgctttaataaataactaatattaattaatgtgtTTACGCCCCGCAATcaataaacaaagcaaaaaagcTGGCAAGCAATCGACTATCGATTGCCCAAATGTATAATTTCGATTGTTTTTAAATCGATATTAATGCAAATTAGTACGcagcttaattttatttattgttttctataaataacACAATAAATGATATGCTGCGTGTAAATGTAACAAACATATGCCAATACaacatcaatttattaaaattgatatgatttaaaaatattaatttgcatGTGAGCTGCATACTAttctgcaaaataaatttgcaaacaGAATACTTGAGAGCGACGATTTGTTTACGTTTTGTATGAAGATCTAACTTCTGTGCTACTAATAAAATCCATCAAAAGTGGGTGTTGAATATATAAAGATGTCTTCGCCGCGCTTGAGTCAGGAGGAACGAGATCATCTGGTGTTGCTTCAACGTCCGGCAAGCGAAGTCGTTGAACTCTGCAAGTCGGCGTTTGATTATCTGGTGAACGGACCCAACTTGGATCGCTATGATTTGCTGGCCAAGAAGTACACAGGCGATGTGAACAGCGAAGCTGTGAAGAAAGCTGTGGAGGCGTTGATATCACTGCTCATCCATGTAACCACTCACACGCAAACCAACGGCGGCCCAGCAAATATCCGCCAGATATTTCCTGATCTGAGCGATGAAGTGCTTGAGGTTCTGGAACAGTTTGTAAGCAGCAAGCGCAACTTTGTGGAGGGCTCCATTAAGTCTGCCAACATACGCGCCTATCGCCTAATCAATCTCGACTGGCGGCTGGAGGTACGCACAGCGTCTCGATGTCTGCTGAACCAATCAAACGTGGTGATAACAATGAAGTTGTACCTGCACACGGAGCCAAAGAGCGAAAACCGCGAGTTGCTGGAGATCGACACATCTGATCGCAGCGAAAGGGAACTTGGTGCCATGCATGAGGATCAGCGACGACATCGCAAGGATCTGTTGGTGCAAACGGATGTCAGCAGTTTGGTGCACTTAATCAAATCCCTGGAGGATGCCTTGGTAGAGTCCAAGACACGTCGCATTAAGAACATTGTTGATGCAATACATTAGAAACAAAATACTAGTTGCTAAGTCAAGATCTTAACTATATTTTAAGCTGGACCAATTtattacaactacaactaacTAGAATTCTATAAAGCCAATTCGGCTTGGGTCTTATTCCGCTGCCAAAGCCTCTGCTGCAGCCGCCCTTAAAGCCACCTTCTTTTTCTGGCGGTCGGTGCGTTTCTCCTCCGGTGACTTTTTGAGCGCCTTGACGCGACGCGTCTGTATGGAGCTCGTCTGCTGCTTGCCCATATGGACACGACCCTTGGTATTGCCCAGGGCATCCGTGCTGACGTTCTTCTTCTTGGTTACCTTCAGCTGCTTGGGCTGCTTTCTGGACAGCTTGTATAGATCTTCAGAAGCAATCTTGGTGCGACGAATGGAGAAATCAGCTGATGGTCCAATTTCCTCCAGCTCTATGCGTGGTGTCTTCTGACCAGATTTCTTCAGTAAGATTTTGTACGAGCGCATCAGTACACTCATATCGTTGGTCACCGTGAAGCTCAGCACATGCTCAATGCCCTGTAGGCGTATGGAGTCGACCTTCTCGCGATGAAACATGTCGATAAACAGATTCCGCAGGCGACGCAGCTCCTCTGTTTGGGCCCACTTCGGTCCATTGAAGACCAGGCAGGGCTTGACGCAGGAGCCAATCTTCTCGTTCTTGAATTCGGCAATAGCTTTATAGCGCTTTATTCCCAGCTCAAACATGTCAAGGACTTCGTTCTCGAAGATGCGGCCAATGAGAATGTTATCAGGGCGTTTTTTGGACGTGGAGCCGAAGGTGAAGAGGGCCGTATCGTTTTTCATTGTCAAgctaaaagaaaacagaatCAATTTAACCGGCAAATTAGTGGAAATTTATAAGGAGTTACTTACAATTCCAAGGAAGAGGGATCATCAAAGGGTGTAATATCGTTTTTGCGATGCAAGACTTTAACTAGAGGCTTCTTCAGCTGGTTCAGATCCTTCATGCACTGTTTCACATTGCCACCGCACTTGCGTCCGTCCACAAACAACATGCTGCGTGCTGCCTCAATGAGCTGCGGCTCACGAGCCAACAACACTTTCTTTCCTTTGCGGGTCTTCGGTTTCCTGAATATGATAGGTGAGAAATGAATTATTATGTTATACCACTCACTGTTGATTTATAACTTACCTAATCCGTAAAAGCgacattttgaagttatttattaaataatcttaataattttaaatgttcaaaaCGCACGTGTAGCGTCGCCGACAGAGCTGCAAAACTATTAATGGcactatcgatatatcgaatattatgttttattgtACACATCGATGGTTCAGCTAACCAGAAAAAATCGATACTTCTTGGCATTCcctctaattttaaattatggcatgaaatttcttttaagAGCAAAGTCGatgtttc
This genomic stretch from Drosophila innubila isolate TH190305 chromosome 2L unlocalized genomic scaffold, UK_Dinn_1.0 5_B_2L, whole genome shotgun sequence harbors:
- the LOC117782717 gene encoding COMM domain-containing protein 2, yielding MSSPRLSQEERDHLVLLQRPASEVVELCKSAFDYLVNGPNLDRYDLLAKKYTGDVNSEAVKKAVEALISLLIHVTTHTQTNGGPANIRQIFPDLSDEVLEVLEQFVSSKRNFVEGSIKSANIRAYRLINLDWRLEVRTASRCLLNQSNVVITMKLYLHTEPKSENRELLEIDTSDRSERELGAMHEDQRRHRKDLLVQTDVSSLVHLIKSLEDALVESKTRRIKNIVDAIH
- the LOC117782714 gene encoding ralA-binding protein 1 isoform X1 — translated: MDFDSPEEKEFPGLYASEAADAKSKKSKEESDFSEGDHDKHGKKDLLIGRRKDKKEKGKDRGYAALEGESSPEEELDTKSPSKSKKSKTFKFTSSKSKEKREKSRDKEKEQKVPDEETAHKIKDKERDKDKDKDRQHDEKEHKKKDKERKEKDKKEKSEKKDKKDKKSKQTQQEDTGGVEEVLALGYPIFGVSVSLATERSRCHDGVDLPLVVRDCIDYLQQEQSLKAEQIYKVEPIKTRLMHYKGLYNNREYDASVDELNIPTACSLIKLFFLELPEPVLTTDLVARFEEVASHPKVTEQQAELQQLLDQLPKCNRTLLAWMMLHFDAVIQQERYNKLNAQSLAMLLSPTLQMSHRLMVALLCHCTNLFPDVKLIKYVPPLTSSSPGLPDKPEDIQTELRKQDSLLAQIHSEMNAGFITKKREEQLWEVQRIITQLKRKLRSCEKKQEKSIDEGDSSATAQPSVPPVAAAAPTVPAPTVPEDNVSEDTTDSKPASSHIVATEDPPEEPSVSVSPNAATIEYTTDKQTGYLLLPKSNPQRDELLRLQIEYDELISWQNELKTRILAERNEVFRLKQLCEQEMLKPQADATSSQEQLSGEGDYERVIEHYTRENALLEHKKQMLGMELKEERRACIALQVELRMQQF
- the LOC117782715 gene encoding malate dehydrogenase, mitochondrial, which encodes MFKQVTKQLALQGVRSFSVGQQNNYKVTVCGASGGIGQPLSLLLKQNPLVTDLALYDIVHTPGVAADLSHIDTKSKTAGFMGAEQMGDSLKGADVVVIPAGVPRKPGMTRDDLFNVNAGIIRDISKSIAKNCPKALVAIITNPVNTCVPIAAEILKKAGVYDPKRLFGVSTLDVVRARAFIGHALGVDPQSVQIPVIGGHSGVTILPVLSQSQPLFKGNQDAIEKLTVRIQEAGTEVVKAKAGAGSATLSMAYAGARFAGSLLKGLNGEKNVIECSYVQSNITEATFFSTPLVLGKNGLQENLGLPKLNDYEKKLLEAAIPELKKNIQKGIDFANA
- the LOC117782716 gene encoding ribosome production factor 2 homolog, whose translation is MSLLRIRKPKTRKGKKVLLAREPQLIEAARSMLFVDGRKCGGNVKQCMKDLNQLKKPLVKVLHRKNDITPFDDPSSLEFLTMKNDTALFTFGSTSKKRPDNILIGRIFENEVLDMFELGIKRYKAIAEFKNEKIGSCVKPCLVFNGPKWAQTEELRRLRNLFIDMFHREKVDSIRLQGIEHVLSFTVTNDMSVLMRSYKILLKKSGQKTPRIELEEIGPSADFSIRRTKIASEDLYKLSRKQPKQLKVTKKKNVSTDALGNTKGRVHMGKQQTSSIQTRRVKALKKSPEEKRTDRQKKKVALRAAAAEALAAE
- the LOC117782714 gene encoding ralA-binding protein 1 isoform X2 codes for the protein MDFDSPEEKEFPGLYASEAADAKSKKSKEESDFSEGDHDKHGKKDLLIGRRKDKKEKGKDRGYAALEGESSPEEELDTNPSKSKKSKTFKFTSSKSKEKREKSRDKEKEQKVPDEETAHKIKDKERDKDKDKDRQHDEKEHKKKDKERKEKDKKEKSEKKDKKDKKSKQTQQEDTGGVEEVLALGYPIFGVSVSLATERSRCHDGVDLPLVVRDCIDYLQQEQSLKAEQIYKVEPIKTRLMHYKGLYNNREYDASVDELNIPTACSLIKLFFLELPEPVLTTDLVARFEEVASHPKVTEQQAELQQLLDQLPKCNRTLLAWMMLHFDAVIQQERYNKLNAQSLAMLLSPTLQMSHRLMVALLCHCTNLFPDVKLIKYVPPLTSSSPGLPDKPEDIQTELRKQDSLLAQIHSEMNAGFITKKREEQLWEVQRIITQLKRKLRSCEKKQEKSIDEGDSSATAQPSVPPVAAAAPTVPAPTVPEDNVSEDTTDSKPASSHIVATEDPPEEPSVSVSPNAATIEYTTDKQTGYLLLPKSNPQRDELLRLQIEYDELISWQNELKTRILAERNEVFRLKQLCEQEMLKPQADATSSQEQLSGEGDYERVIEHYTRENALLEHKKQMLGMELKEERRACIALQVELRMQQF